The DNA segment TTTTCCCACCACCAGCGACCAGCACGAAAATCTTCACCCTTTAAAAGTGCTCGAGTACATGGTGCACAACCAATACTTAAGTAACCTTTATAATAAAGAGGATTTACGGGGATATTAAATACCCCCACCTCATGCTCTACTTGTTTTAGAGTATAATGCAATAACGGATTAAACTTTATAAGTTGATTCGTTTCGTCCCACTCTAGAAATTGCATTGTTTCACGATTCATAGATTGTTCCGCTCGCAATCCTGTTATCCATAGTTTCGCACCTGTTAACGCGCGTTTTAATGGTTTTACTTTTCGTATTCTGCAACACTCTTTACGTTTTTCTATACTATCATAAAAACCATTTATACCACAATTCTTAACATAGTTCTTAATATCATTTTCATCAGGAGAATAAGTATCTATTAGTAAAGATGGGTACTTATCAAGTGTATCTTGAAAAACCTTATAAGTTTCATTAAATTGCCTTCCTGTATCGAGAGTAAAGGTAGTAACATCATCATGCGATGCTATATAATGTGTTAATAATTGATCTTCTATACCAAAAGATGTAGAGAATACTTTTTTACCTTTTATAGCATCTAACACAAACGATATAGCATCATCCGTAGGCATTTCTTCTATTGCTTTATTTAAATAGTTTAATTTATGTCTATCCATTTTATTTCAATTTATAGGGTATTATACTAAAAAGACTTTTATACAAAATCTTTAAAATTTATATATAAACTGCTATTTTAATCATCATGAAACTAGTATATATAACCACTATATAAGTATTTTTCAAATATACTATTAGTCTATGGATTTAATAGACTAATAACGTAAATTTTTTTACTTTGTTATTAGGTCATGTAATGTTTTCTTTTGTAACAGGTTAAGTGTATTATCACGAACCTCTGCCATAAAATGATTTAAAATACATACTTTTTCATCAGGGCAATCTTCGCAAGGTTCATAATAATTTAGGCTCACACAAGGTAGCATTGCTATTGGTCCGTCAAGAACTCGTATTAGAACAGCCATCGTTATAGTTTCAGGGTCTTTCATAAGGTAATACCCTCCGCCCTTTCCTTTCTTAGAGCCTAAGATGCCAAACTTTTTAAGGTCGAGCAATATGGTTTCAAGAAACTTTTTAGGAATTCTTTCTTTCTCCGAAATATCTGAAATAAGAACAGGCCCTTCTCCACCTTGCTTAGCAATGTAGATAAGAGCCTTTAGTCCATATTTTGTCTTTTTAGAAAGCATATTTCGTTATTTCTTAGGTAAAAACACTTCTGCCATCATACAGCGAGCACTACCACCACCACAAGCTTCTATAATATCTAGGCCTACAGATAGTATTTCTGTATGCTTCTCTATTTTGGTAATTTGATCTTGCGTAAGGCTTTCGTGCGCCGAGTTACTCATTACTAAGTAGCTGTTTTCATTTGTGCCTATTACTTGTAACATATTACCTGCAAAATGATTAAGTTGTTCTTCTGTAAGCAATATAACCTCCTTATTATCATCTTTAAAACTAGAAAGCACCATTTTGCGCTCCTTTTTATCATCAATACAATCGGCACAAATAACAGCAAATGTAGTACCTACACACATCATAACATTAGTATGATATATAGGCTTACGTTCTTTGTTTACCGTTTGGAAAGCTTCAAATATAATTGGGCTATATTCAAAATCTTCGCAAAACTCTATAAATAATTCTTCATCAGCACGTGGTGACAACGCACAATAGGCTTTTTGGTTTTCTCTATCAAGCACTATACTGCCAGTACCCTCTAAAAAGAATCCATCTTCTTCTGCCGATGTATAATCTACAATATTATCAATAACAAAACCTTTTTCTTCTATTAGGTCAAGTATATCTTCTCTACGTTCGTGTCTGCGATTCTCGGCAAACATTGGATATAGGGCTACGTCATTATTTTCATGAAAAGAAACCCAGTTATTAGGGAATACCGAGTCTGGAGTATCAGGGTCGAGTGTATCATCAACAACAATAACGTTTACACCTACTGCTTTAAGCTTTTCTACAAAAGCATCAAATTCATGCTGTGCCTTAACGTTTACCGTATCAGGTAAAAGATTATCTAAAACCTTTTGGTAATAATTATTTACCGCCGTTTGTTCATTCATTCTGAACGCAACAGGGCGTATCATTAATATAGTATTTGTAATTT comes from the Flavobacterium arcticum genome and includes:
- a CDS encoding RrF2 family transcriptional regulator translates to MLSKKTKYGLKALIYIAKQGGEGPVLISDISEKERIPKKFLETILLDLKKFGILGSKKGKGGGYYLMKDPETITMAVLIRVLDGPIAMLPCVSLNYYEPCEDCPDEKVCILNHFMAEVRDNTLNLLQKKTLHDLITK
- the ctlX gene encoding citrulline utilization hydrolase CtlX, whose amino-acid sequence is MKQITNTILMIRPVAFRMNEQTAVNNYYQKVLDNLLPDTVNVKAQHEFDAFVEKLKAVGVNVIVVDDTLDPDTPDSVFPNNWVSFHENNDVALYPMFAENRRHERREDILDLIEEKGFVIDNIVDYTSAEEDGFFLEGTGSIVLDRENQKAYCALSPRADEELFIEFCEDFEYSPIIFEAFQTVNKERKPIYHTNVMMCVGTTFAVICADCIDDKKERKMVLSSFKDDNKEVILLTEEQLNHFAGNMLQVIGTNENSYLVMSNSAHESLTQDQITKIEKHTEILSVGLDIIEACGGGSARCMMAEVFLPKK
- a CDS encoding phosphoadenylyl-sulfate reductase, whose amino-acid sequence is MDRHKLNYLNKAIEEMPTDDAISFVLDAIKGKKVFSTSFGIEDQLLTHYIASHDDVTTFTLDTGRQFNETYKVFQDTLDKYPSLLIDTYSPDENDIKNYVKNCGINGFYDSIEKRKECCRIRKVKPLKRALTGAKLWITGLRAEQSMNRETMQFLEWDETNQLIKFNPLLHYTLKQVEHEVGVFNIPVNPLYYKGYLSIGCAPCTRALLKGEDFRAGRWWWENGKKECGLHIHSDNNH